TAGGTGCCGTTTCTTAATGAACTGCCAGTTTACTGATTGATCATAACTACACATTAGCAGGAAAGAAAGACAGCATACAGCGGTAGAGGCCTGAAGCTAAGCACTGACCTCACACCACACAGAACAAATCAGCTATCTAGGTAAGTAGGCAAGGTCAACGTAATGAGCCGTACCTGACTGGATGCCTGGGCGGAAGAGGCAGGTCTGCGAGCTCCCTCCTGTTTCAGCTTCAGTTTGTAGAGGGACAGCTCTGAGACGAAGGCAAAAACAACACATCTTAATTAGCTGTTCCTAATTCAAGAGCTATGACCCTCTCTGTGTTAAGTGAATTAGAGGTTGTTTCTGAACCAGAGTCAAAGAGTTGACTACAAATTGTTGATTGATGTAATTTAACACGTAAGGGCTCTAATTGTGCCAATCTAGGTTATGGTATGCTTAAATGTTTTAAAAGGGTACAATAAAAAAAACTCACTAGTGCCAGTCTTCTCTGGCTGTGGCCCCTCTGGCTCCTGCAGGTTCCAGGTGACCCTCTTCACCGAGGGTTTGACCTTGGTACCTGCTGTGACTGGCACCAGTTCTCCCCCAgtcttccccttctccccctctccttccttctcctgtTTGACCCCAGCCTCgccactctctcctcctggctccgTCTTCACATAGTCCAGGCTGTCCAGCATCATGTCCACGTCCATGTCATCGTCTGAAGGCTCCTCTAACTCGTGCTTCTCTGGGTTCACTGAGATGGGTTGGACTAGTGGAGGAGTCTCTGTGAGGGCCTCTGGTACAGGAGGAATCAGGGATGGGGTCCCCTGCTGGCTGGCTATACTCTCAGCAGCCTGAGGAGGAGCAAGGACCAGGTGTGTGCTGAGTGTTGAGAAGCTTGGGCTGGATTGGCCAGTTTGGGTGGGGGGAACAGGGATGTTGGAGGTTAGGTGTTGAGGCAGCTCAGGCCAGATGGGCTCAGTTGTGATGGTTTCCTTTAACGCCTGATCTTTTTGATCTGCTATGTCTGATGTGGAGACTGCGCACTCCTCCTTTATGAGGGCGGAAGGGTGTTCTTTTTCGATCTCCTTGTGCTGTTGTAAGTCCTTGACTGTGCTGAATGTTGACACAGGTTTCTCTTTTTTGATTGGTTTACTATCCAGTGATTCTTCCAACATATCAAAGGCAGGTTTCTCTTTTTTAATCTCTTTTAGCAGCATAGACTCATTGAGTAGTTTTGTTGAGAGAGAGGcaagtctctctgttctgtcattgCTGTCACTCTCCTTTTTCACCTCTgaggcagagaggacagagagagatttgAGTCCTGAGGAAAGCATCTGCTGTTTGATCTCtcgctcttttctctcttctttagtctcgctctcctctttcagAGGGACGCGGGGGAGAACTTGTACctttttcttctctttctgttcttctaGCTTATTGAAGGTGGTGGTTGAGGAAGACCCTAGTGGTCTCTGTGACccctcttctttcctcctctctctggatCGCGACCTGGACTTCGGCCTCTTCCGGTCTTTCGACCGCACCTCAACCCTGTCCTTTGATCTGGAGGATGATGGTTGTGATCGAAAGtggtctttcctcctctccctggacctggAACGGGAACGCGAGCGAGACTGCGAGTAATCACGCTTCTTGTCCTTTGACGGGCGacccttctctctttcactccctctgccctcgttcctctccctgctccccctcctctGCTTTTTCCTCTTGGACCGCTCTCTACTGCTGGAGTCTGACCATGACCTTAATCAAAATATTTGAAATAGTTATCATAATAGGAAATATACGAGAATAAATATATAATTAAACACCACCAAATCACTGTGTACAGAATTAACATGATCAAACAATGACATTAGTACCTGGAGCGCCTCCTGTCTTTGGAGGGAGAACGTGACCGTCTCTTCTTCCTGCGAGACCTCTCAGAGATATCAGAATTAGAGCTGTCTGACCGGGACCgagtccttctcctctccctcgaTCCCGAACGCCTAGAACTCTCTCgccccttgtctcctctcctacccCCCTCATAACGTCTcttcctccttgcctggtccggggccttgtctcccctcctcctgccTGCCTCTGGACTGTTTGAGGCAGACCGCCGCTCCATGGAAGACCCCCTGCCTTTGGACGTTTTCCTCCCCTGGCCTGGGGGCCTGGAGTATGATTTAGACCTGGATGGGGACCTGGGGgggctgtcctggggctctgacTTTATCTCAGTCTTCACCATCCTGTTTCTGTGGTGGCTGGAGGCTAAGCTGGATAAAGAAGGAGTAGTATGCTGGTTCTGGGTCTCTCTACTGTTGCCAGTCTGGCTGTGCTGCCCTTTCTCACTGCCTGGctcattcctctccctcttcagATGGACCTGGCTCTGGGACAGAGGTGTGCTGGTGCCAGTCATCACAGACCTGGGTGGGTTGTGAGGGCTGTGACTAGGCTTTGCAGTGTTCTCTGGCTCCCTCTTCACCTCCAGACCTTCTCCTGAGCCCGCATTCCTCTCCAGTGACAGGGCTTTCACCTGCTGGCTGGCACCTTCCTTCACCTGCTGGCTGGCACCTTCCTTCACCTGCTGGCTGGCACCTTCCTTCACCTGCTGGCTGGCACCTTCCTTCACCTGCTGGCTGGCACCTTCCTTCACCTGCTGGCTGGCACCTTCCTTCACCTGCTGGCTGGCACCTTCCTTCACCTGCTGGCTGGGACCTTCCTTCACCTGCTGGCTGGGACCTTCCTTCACCTGCTGGCTGGGACCTTCCTTCACCTGCTGGCTGGGACCTTCCTTCACCTGCTGGCTGGGACCTTCCTTCACCTGCTGGCTGGGACCTTCCTTCACCTGCTGGCTGGGACCTTCCTTCACCTGATGGCTGGGACCTTCCTTCACCTGATGGCTGGGACCTTCCTTCACCTGATGGCTGGGACCTTCCTTCACCTGATGGCTGGGACCTTCCTTCACCTGATGGCTGGGACCTTCCTTCACCTGATGGCTGGGACCTTCCTTCACCTGCTGGCTGGGACCTTCCTTCACCTGCTGGCTGGGACCTTCCTTCACCTGCTGGCTGGGACCTTCCTTGTGCACCATGGTTGGTTTCCCCCCAGCATGGCTCTCTGCTTCGCTGTCTGAGCCAGTTGGATGGAAGGGATCGTATATatccccctcttccttctcctctttgacCGGTGTGTGTGAGGACGTCAGTAGATTCTGTTTCTTCCTGcgctcctctcttttcctctttgcctcctcttcctccggAGACGCTGGTTCTAGACAGTTTCCAGCTGCAACAATTGCAGAAGCGTTGCTAAGCTTTCTGGCGTGCCAGACAGAGCTGGCGTTGATCCGAAAGCACACCGTGGATGATGCTGATGAAGAGGTACGGGCAGGGTTAGATGGAGAATCAGAAGAGGAGAACGAAGAGGAGAAGGAGCTGGAGAAGGCTGAGGAAGGGCCTgctctgtctggtctctgtccctctgtcctgccCTGCTGCTGGTCCACACTTTGCTGCCTGCCCCTGTTCCCACCCAGGCTGTTCACACAGGCATCAGGCAagctattactaccactaccattagcactgctactactactaccactactaccccctcTGCTGGCATTGCCATTCGTCACCAATACTGGTGCTTCCCATACTGGTTTAGCAGCGGCCTTCTTAGCCTGGGGCTGTGGTGGCACATTCTCCCTACTACCTCTGGAGTGAGAGTCTGGGGTAGGAGTGGAGGTGGCAGCCCTCTGGGTCCCATGGGGGGG
This sequence is a window from Oncorhynchus gorbuscha isolate QuinsamMale2020 ecotype Even-year linkage group LG01, OgorEven_v1.0, whole genome shotgun sequence. Protein-coding genes within it:
- the LOC124035753 gene encoding PHD and RING finger domain-containing protein 1-like, whose translation is MDEEDNQDELINRNASHRKDKRTAVWAISDEDSDEGGEESEGASDSGEEEEDLDGEEEEEEEEDDSDDGEEDDVVEGAVGGASTDLAGLSSDEDTEKCPICLNSFHSQPVATPESCEHYFCLDCILEWSKNANSCPVDRIVFNNIYLRKCYGGKVQKMITVQKPVKEGQEEVIDLELEQTSCEVCGGSDREDRLLLCDGCDAGYHMECLTPPLDAVPVEEWFCPECQANNRRSRGSVEEQSNTERLSSARPTTSRSRLPAAGPTRAIARTQQSERVRASVNHHRITQARIAQISPSFLMPQTTWLDETINAVVAGLNTAVYIRNLTPRVPSSRRRRTVKRRKGQSKRSATGGKGKAAGTGVRRRKRRVRRTKSRRKLVVKKEATSRGRIARSLGIGKPKRGSSLPSVYQPSETTLGSMRADIGAASLSVYGDPYDLDPFTSRDDDEEEQASATSSLLEAKRRGLSRSALLSHQPVARPITAGLSRWGSSLPQLEEVAEVAPVPDLLGSILSGQSMLLMDSSDVVINRDGSLKAIKPVGLSSSMPSSSRSSSSGESVIQLHSEMSPTTAASSLCLPINGDLVAGPCLSPLTPSSPHSATYPTPILSHPHVPAPCRPSPGHSHWEDTGVLPPHGTQRAATSTPTPDSHSRGSRENVPPQPQAKKAAAKPVWEAPVLVTNGNASRGGSSGSSSSSANGSGSNSLPDACVNSLGGNRGRQQSVDQQQGRTEGQRPDRAGPSSAFSSSFSSSFSSSDSPSNPARTSSSASSTVCFRINASSVWHARKLSNASAIVAAGNCLEPASPEEEEAKRKREERRKKQNLLTSSHTPVKEEKEEGDIYDPFHPTGSDSEAESHAGGKPTMVHKEGPSQQVKEGPSQQVKEGPSQQVKEGPSHQVKEGPSHQVKEGPSHQVKEGPSHQVKEGPSHQVKEGPSHQVKEGPSQQVKEGPSQQVKEGPSQQVKEGPSQQVKEGPSQQVKEGPSQQVKEGPSQQVKEGASQQVKEGASQQVKEGASQQVKEGASQQVKEGASQQVKEGASQQVKEGASQQVKALSLERNAGSGEGLEVKREPENTAKPSHSPHNPPRSVMTGTSTPLSQSQVHLKRERNEPGSEKGQHSQTGNSRETQNQHTTPSLSSLASSHHRNRMVKTEIKSEPQDSPPRSPSRSKSYSRPPGQGRKTSKGRGSSMERRSASNSPEAGRRRGDKAPDQARRKRRYEGGRRGDKGRESSRRSGSRERRRTRSRSDSSNSDISERSRRKKRRSRSPSKDRRRSRSWSDSSSRERSKRKKQRRGSRERNEGRGSEREKGRPSKDKKRDYSQSRSRSRSRSRERRKDHFRSQPSSSRSKDRVEVRSKDRKRPKSRSRSRERRKEEGSQRPLGSSSTTTFNKLEEQKEKKKVQVLPRVPLKEESETKEERKEREIKQQMLSSGLKSLSVLSASEVKKESDSNDRTERLASLSTKLLNESMLLKEIKKEKPAFDMLEESLDSKPIKKEKPVSTFSTVKDLQQHKEIEKEHPSALIKEECAVSTSDIADQKDQALKETITTEPIWPELPQHLTSNIPVPPTQTGQSSPSFSTLSTHLVLAPPQAAESIASQQGTPSLIPPVPEALTETPPLVQPISVNPEKHELEEPSDDDMDVDMMLDSLDYVKTEPGGESGEAGVKQEKEGEGEKGKTGGELVPVTAGTKVKPSVKRVTWNLQEPEGPQPEKTGTKLSLYKLKLKQEGARRPASSAQASSQEAPLGATSLTDPKVQSTKRGSVSITLPSAISSSSSLTNVALSKPGQEEPNEDLGEDDVSRNDKYIKKLHMQERAIEEVKLAIKPFYQKRDITKDEYKDIVRKAVQKVCHSKSGAINPVKVANLVKAYVDKYKHSRKHRKVEDGGKTQEAEMDRTNDPETP